The genomic segment GGTAAGGGGCGATCGCCATGGGCGGTCGCCCCTTACTCATGCCCTGCCGCTCATGCCCTGCCGCTCATGCCCTGCCGCTCATGCCCTGCCGCTCATGCCCTGCCGCTCATGCCCTGCCGCTCATGCCCTGCCGCTCATGCCCTGCCGCTCGTGCCACACCGCCGCCACAGCCCCGCAACGTTCGGCGCGCAGTGTTGAACCATGAAGTTTCAAGTGCTGTCCCTCATCTCCCACTCCCCGCATCCCCTGACCGGTGAACTTCCCTCCCCCGCCGAACGGTTCGAGGACGTCATCGAGATCGGTGTGACGGCGGAGCGGCTCGGGTACGACGCCTACGCCGTGGGCGAGCGGCACGCGGGGGCCTTCCTGTCGTCGAGCCCGACCGTCGTGCTCGGCGCCCTCGCCGCGCGCACCTCCCGGATCAGACTCCTGACCGGTGTCACCGTCGTCGCGATCCTCGACCCCGTGCGGGTCGCCGAGGACTACGCGACGCTCGACCAGATCTCGCGCGGCCGGGTGGAACTCGTCGTCGGCAAGGGCGCCGAAGCCGGGCACTTCGACCTGTTCGGGCTCGACGAGGCCCGGCAGTGGGACCTCCAGCGCGAGAAGTACGAACTGCTGCGCCGCCTGTGGGACGAGGAGAACGTCGACTGGGAGGGCGAGTTCCGGCCGCCGTTGAAGGACGTGACGACCGTCCCGCGCCCCTACGCGGGCACGCCGCGCGTCTGGCACGGTTCGGCGACCTCTCTCAACTCCCCCGAGCTGGCGGCCAAGCACGGCGACCCGCTCTTCACCGCCAACGCCATCCAGCCGCGTTCGGCGTACGCCTCGCTCATCGGCCATTACCGCGAGCGGTTCGAGGCGTACGGCCACGATCCGGCCCGCGCGCACGTGGCGGCGGGCTCCGGCGGGCTGCTCATCGCGGACACCGCCGAGCAGGCGGTGGCGCGCTACAAGGAGCTGTACGAGGCGAAGGTCGCCCAGACGTTCCGGCCCGACCTGGCGGGCAAGGCGGGTTACAACACGCCGTTCCGCACCATCGAGGACGCCATCGCGGACGGGCCTCAGCTCATCGGCTCACCGCAGCAGATCATCGACAAGATCCTCGGCTACCACGAGGTGTACGGCCACGACCTGCAGTCCATCTCGGTGGACGGCTTCGGACTCTCGCGCGGCGAGCAGACCGAGACGCTGCAACGGTTCGCGGAGGAGATCGCGCCGGTGGTGCGCAGGGCCGCGCCGTCCACGCTGTGGGACACCCTGTGACGCGCCGACGGCGCGGACTACGATCCGAAGAACAGCTCTGACCTGCCCTGGAGTGACCCATGACTCTCCTCACGACCTGGCCGGAAACCGGCCCCGAGACCGTCGTGCGCCGCACCTCGGACCCGGTCGAGATCGCCGCCGCGCTCGCCCCGGTCGGCGTGCGGTACGAGCAGTGGCCGGTGCGCGAGGACGTGCCCGCCGACGCCGACAGCGACACCGTGTTCGCGGCGTACCGCACGGAGATCGACAAGCTCAACGCCGAAGAGGGCTTCCGGACCGTGGACGTGGTGGCGCTGCACCCGCCGGTCGGCGACGACCCCGAGTGGGCCGGGAAGGCGCGGGCCGCCCGGCAGAAGTTCCTCGCCGAGCACACGCACGAGGACGATGACGAGGTGCGGTTCTTCGTCGCGGGCGCCGGGATCTTCTACCTCCACGTGGGCGGCGAGGTGCACGCCGTGTACTGCGAGAAGGGCGACCTGCTGGGCGTGCCGCGCGGTACGACGCACTGGTTCGACATGGGGACGTCCCCCGCGTTCACGGCGATCCGCTTCTTCCACGAGGAGGACGGCTGGATCGGCACGTTCACGGGCAGCCCGATCGCGGACCGCTTCCCCGACTTCGACGAGATCCACGCGGGGTACGCCGCGTGAGTGCCGTTCCGGTGCACGACGTGGACGCCGTGGTGCTCGACATCGAGGGCACCACGAGCGCCACGGGGTTCGTGGTCGACGTGCTGTACCCGTACGCCCGCGAGCGGTTCGGTGAGCTGCTCGCCTCGCGGGGCACCGAGCCGGAGGTGGCGCGGGCCGTCGCGCAGGTGCGGGCGGAGATCGGCGAGCCGGACGCGGACGCGGCGCGGGTGGAGAAGGTCCTCGGCGCCTGGGCCGACGCCGACCGCAAGGCGACGCCCCTGAAGACGCTCCAGGGCATCCTGTGGGCGGAGGGCTTCGCGCGCGGGGAGCTCGTCTCGCACTTCTACCCGGACGTCATCCCGGTGCTGCGGCGCTGGCACGCGGACGGAGTGCGGCTGTACGTGTACTCGTCCGGCTCCGTGTCCGCGCAGCGGGCGTGGTTCGCGCACTCCGCGGAGGGTGACCTGCTGGATCTCGTCAGCGGTCTGTACGACACGGAGAACGCGGGCCCCAAGCAGGAGGCGGCCTCCTACCGGGCCATCGCCTCGTCCACCGGAGTCGCCCCCGGGCGGCTGCTCTTCCTCTCCGACCGGCCCGGCGAGCTGGACGCGGCGCGGGCCGCGGGCTGGCGGTCGGTCGGGGTGCGCCGGGCCGGGGAGCCCTACGCCGACGCCGACTTCGGCGACCACCCGCAGGTCTCGGACTTCTCCGGGATCACCCTTGCCGCTAGGAGCAGTTCATGACCGAGACCACCGCCGCGGCCCTGGACCTGGAGGGGGCGGGGGCCGTGCTCGCCGCGGAGGCGGCGCGGTTCGCTTCCTTCGGCTGGATGCGCGGGACGTCGGGGAATCTGTCCCTGGTCCTGTCTCGGGACCCGCTGCGGCTGGCCGTCACGGCGAGCGGCCGGGACAAGGGCGAGCTGACGGCGTCGGACGTGGTGCTGACGGACGGCGCGGGCGTCGCGGTCGGACCCGGGCGCCCCTCCGCCGAAGCCGCCCTGCACGCGCGCGTGGTGCGGCTCACGGGGGCGGGCGCGGTGGTGCACGTGCACACCGTGGCGTCGGTGGTCATGGGGCAGCGGTCGCCCGCGGGGATCCCGTT from the Streptomyces venezuelae genome contains:
- a CDS encoding LLM class flavin-dependent oxidoreductase, whose translation is MKFQVLSLISHSPHPLTGELPSPAERFEDVIEIGVTAERLGYDAYAVGERHAGAFLSSSPTVVLGALAARTSRIRLLTGVTVVAILDPVRVAEDYATLDQISRGRVELVVGKGAEAGHFDLFGLDEARQWDLQREKYELLRRLWDEENVDWEGEFRPPLKDVTTVPRPYAGTPRVWHGSATSLNSPELAAKHGDPLFTANAIQPRSAYASLIGHYRERFEAYGHDPARAHVAAGSGGLLIADTAEQAVARYKELYEAKVAQTFRPDLAGKAGYNTPFRTIEDAIADGPQLIGSPQQIIDKILGYHEVYGHDLQSISVDGFGLSRGEQTETLQRFAEEIAPVVRRAAPSTLWDTL
- a CDS encoding 1,2-dihydroxy-3-keto-5-methylthiopentene dioxygenase; this encodes MTLLTTWPETGPETVVRRTSDPVEIAAALAPVGVRYEQWPVREDVPADADSDTVFAAYRTEIDKLNAEEGFRTVDVVALHPPVGDDPEWAGKARAARQKFLAEHTHEDDDEVRFFVAGAGIFYLHVGGEVHAVYCEKGDLLGVPRGTTHWFDMGTSPAFTAIRFFHEEDGWIGTFTGSPIADRFPDFDEIHAGYAA
- the mtnC gene encoding acireductone synthase, with translation MSAVPVHDVDAVVLDIEGTTSATGFVVDVLYPYARERFGELLASRGTEPEVARAVAQVRAEIGEPDADAARVEKVLGAWADADRKATPLKTLQGILWAEGFARGELVSHFYPDVIPVLRRWHADGVRLYVYSSGSVSAQRAWFAHSAEGDLLDLVSGLYDTENAGPKQEAASYRAIASSTGVAPGRLLFLSDRPGELDAARAAGWRSVGVRRAGEPYADADFGDHPQVSDFSGITLAARSSS
- the mtnB gene encoding methylthioribulose 1-phosphate dehydratase; this translates as MTETTAAALDLEGAGAVLAAEAARFASFGWMRGTSGNLSLVLSRDPLRLAVTASGRDKGELTASDVVLTDGAGVAVGPGRPSAEAALHARVVRLTGAGAVVHVHTVASVVMGQRSPAGIPFENLEMLKGLGHPTHEVAAVLPVIENSQDMTVLGDRLEAALRPGMPAVVVAGHGIYVWGADPREARHRAEVVEWLLELAAVRG